From the Stigmatopora argus isolate UIUO_Sarg chromosome 12, RoL_Sarg_1.0, whole genome shotgun sequence genome, the window AGATAATTGCTGgccctttttttaatgtgaccaTTGAGCCAAAATGGTTCCCATCATAATTTGCACATAGTTTGGACATCCATTTAAACTCataaccagtggcggtccgtgaatttcaaaatggcgccttcaattctatatctgaatcaatccagccagccctcaaaaactattttatggctataaaacctttactgcagctacagctgcgatacataaaaatcatcaataataacctcatacaattgaaatattatttaggaatatagccatattttactcaccaaaaatcatgtttatgttttgttatgAGTCATAACAATGCTGTACAGCAAAGCCttcagaactgattgtgaaggccttgaggcagatttctgaccctggcaacaaataatggctgaaatgtgattggttagatgcttaaatatgaaaacacatctggaagcagcacaaccaggggaaaggcaatgaaaggaagctgatagacaatttggaattatttaataattagtCATGGACTaaacataattaacattagtctatgattcagatatatatttttaggccagcagagatggccttgcaggccctgacggtccaccactgctcATAACAATGCGGTATCTCTTTCCTTTCAGGTTACCCACATTGGATTTCAGTCTGGgcacatttttattgtatttatttatttatgtatgttgTCTCTCCGTCCATACTGACCCACTTTAATCTCCAGAGAGATGTGGCTGTTGCTTCTACTCGCCGCCCTCCTGGTTCTCTTCTGCAGCTTGGACGTGTGGTACTTTGTGCGGGCGGCCGGCGCGGTGGTCCGCGCCTGGCTGCAGCCCCCCATGCGCGACGTGACGGGCGAGCAGGTCACGACGGGCCGGGTGGCCCCCCGCGACATCGACATGTGCCACATGAACAACGCCCGCTACCTGCGAGAGTGCGACTTCGCCCGCTTCTCGCTGTACATTCGGAACGGCGTCTTCAAGGCCCTGCGGGCCCTGGGGGCCTCCGCCGTGGTGGGGGCCACCACCATCCGCTTCCGCAGGCCGCTTTGCATCGGGGAAGCGTACGAGCTGCGGAGCCGGGTGGTGACGTGGGACGACAAGGCCTTCTTCCTGGAGCAGAGGTTCGTGTCGCGCAAAGACGGGCTGGTGTGCGCCATCA encodes:
- the LOC144085485 gene encoding protein THEM6-like isoform X2 — translated: MWLLLLLAALLVLFCSLDVWYFVRAAGAVVRAWLQPPMRDVTGEQVTTGRVAPRDIDMCHMNNARYLRECDFARFSLYIRNGVFKALRALGASAVVGATTIRFRRPLCIGEAYELRSRVVTWDDKAFFLEQRFVSRKDGLVCAIMYCKQTVVGSSPDAIMRYLCKRKVECPEFPEDLQHWISFISASSQSLRAESGLLEKEK